In one window of Plasmodium cynomolgi strain B DNA, chromosome 13, whole genome shotgun sequence DNA:
- a CDS encoding peptidase (putative) yields the protein SAKKKDIEEAHPHPNASKYKLVNYFNNIKYNLSLRRYFKMLVTVSIFNYLPLNLRNLSNTAYMCGKRFNLKDVESFKLFLILCKSKVLFTYRSNFRLKISDRNCFSSKTFSSGSFSSRSSAEMAPSNRNNEPLTSSTNSGGAHSNNLGEVAHSNNLGEVAHSNNLFDVAHSNNLCEVAERTKDHEKGKDQRGKKKKTNRKKRKRKYYKERVINFTDLPEHFLKKICFDEMEYFYINFDSSSKSIRASHFNRNNYKYTNGNPFDQKKDSCGTVSEVENNRDTSFDSTNDSNKSVYFLENYGSNSDVNRTNGGKSSGDSLNCDEEADNHSNTGISTMNDTLLVVKQLEGKSPSAYKYLPNGSSGEDSKMVAKNERAVGRDSVSNKMNEKQQDKKLKNSHLERENIPLVHTQVSKNKYDKFTKRKRTKYTKGDDTISIYMSDTGWGCMIRVVQMVLANILIKYKVSKKYAFFHNMSDYTFYRNYLKKSSNEQQVGDGEGPIISKGEGNINASNVSCHVEKMAARNCCDEKMKEADYFITDGKSDAPYCYDNNSTNYEMFLRSGGESTPQMSIDSADEVKADAVQNPRMSAVRHVNVNNSLAYSVLLQFRDMESAKYSIQNIIYETMKYKKVSQKNMEHFVHEWLGPTSSAIVISNLINRKKVRFVKKRKNKIPLNRGRHLTRGDHFLHKSEPIEGREIAPADRVTNKKEYFFVKRKKRHAFFSVAFDTGVMYNNQVLKFFQIKEKILVIIWVCLKLGTDSFNIVKYKQSLLSCFGLKQFQGISSGNAHTSAHYFYAANENGLFYLDPHIKCQRAFTDLNENYDTEFFTQKIKFLPWEYLNSSLSMIFVVDCKEDYFNLTQNLKLIDPSIFEVYDEEPQYTFRSELNYDTDDSGLVLL from the exons AGCGCGAAAAAGAAGGATATCGAAGAGGCCCATCCGCACCCGAACGCGTCCAAATATAAACTAGTAAACTACTTTAACAACATCAAGTACAATTTGTCCCTTAGGAGATATTTTAAGATGCTTGTCACggtctccatttttaactACCTACCTCTGAACCTGCGCAACTTATCGAACACAGCCTATATGTGCGGCAAACGTTTTAACCTTAAAGATGTGGAGTCGTttaagctttttttaattttgtgcaaatcgAAGGTGCTCTTCACGTACAGGTCGAATTTCCGCTTAAAGATTAGCGATAGAAATTGCTTCTCCAGTAAGACCTTCTCCAGCGGGAGCTTCTCCAGCCGCAGCAGTGCAGAGATGGCCCCTTCGAACCGTAACAACGAACCACTCACCAGCAGCACAAACAGCGGAGGGGCACACTCCAACAACCTAGGCGAAGTGGCACACTCCAACAACCTAGGCGAAGTGGCACACTCCAACAACCTATTCGATGTGGCACACTCCAACAACCTATGCGAAGTGGCAGAGCGAACGAAGGAtcacgaaaaaggaaaagaccaaaggggaaagaaaaaaaagaccaacaggaaaaagaggaagagaaagTACTACAAAGAAAGAGTCATCAATTTTACAGACCTCCCtgaacattttttgaaaaaaatatgctttgACGAAATGGAATATTTCTACATCAATTTTGACAGTTCTTCCAAATCGATTCGTGCATCCCATTTCAACAGAAACAATTACAAGTACACGAATGGTAATCCATTTGATCAGAAAAAAGACTCATGTGGAACCGTTTCGGAGGTCGAAAATAATAGGGACACCTCTTTCGATAGTACAAACGATAGCAACAAAAGTGTTTATTTCTTAGAAAACTATGGAAGTAATTCCGATGTTAATAgaacaaatggggggaagagCAGTGGGGACTCCCTCAACTGTGATGAAGAAGCGGATAACCACAGCAACACGGGAATATCCACCATGAATGACACCCTCCTTGTAGTTAAGCAGCTGGAGGGGAAAAGCCCCAGTGCGTACAAATATTTGCCAAATGGCTCATCGGGTGAAGACTCCAAAATGGTAGCAAAGAACGAAAGAGCAGTAGGGCGCGATAGTGTtagcaacaaaatgaacgaaaagcaacaagacaaaaaattgaaaaactCCCATTTGGAGAGGGAGAACATCCCTCTTGTGCACACCCAAgttagcaaaaataaatatgacaaatttacaaagaggaaaagaacCAAATATACCAAAGGAGACGACACAATATCGATATACATGAGCGATACCGGATGGGGGTGCATGATACGGGTCGTCCAAATGGTGCTAGCGAACATACTAATCAAGTACAAAGtctccaaaaaatatgccttcTTTCACAATATGAGCGATTACACATTTTATAGAAATTATCTCAAAAAATCGTCAAATGAGCAGCAGGTGGGGGATGGAGAAGGACCCATTATTAGCAAAGGTGAGGGAAATATAAATGCCTCTAACGTAAGTTGCCACGTTGAAAAAATGGCTGCACGAAATTGCTGCGATGAAAAGATGAAAGAGGCCGATTATTTTATAACGGACGGAAAATCAGACGCACCTTACTGCTATGATAACAACTCCACG AATTACGAAATGTTTCTGAGAAGCGGTGGGGAAAGCACCCCCCAGATGAGCATCGACAGTGCGGACGAAGTAAAGGCCGACGCAGTGCAAAACCCACGCATGAGTGCCGTTCGACACGTGAACGTGAACAACTCGCTGGCATACTCTGTGCTGCTGCAGTTTAGAGACATGGAAAGCGCCAAGTACTCCATTCAGAATATCATTTACGAAACCATGAAGTACAAAAAAGTTAGCCAAAAAAACATGGAGCATTTTGTGCATGAGTGGCTAGGTCCCACCAGCAGCGCAATTGTCATATCCAACCTCATTAACAGAAAGAAGGTCCgctttgtgaaaaaaagaaaaaacaaaattccGCTAAATCGTGGAAGGCACTTAACAAGGGGTGATCACTTCCTTCACAAAAGTGAGCCTATCGAGGGGAGAGAGATTGCCCCTGCGGATCGAGTCAccaacaaaaaggaatatttttttgtaaagcgcaaaaaaagacATGCCTTTTTCTCAGTAGCCTTTGACACGGGCGTAATGTACAACAATCAagtattaaaattttttcaaattaaggagaaaatattaGTCATTATATGGGTGTGCCTAAAACTAGGGACTGATTCTTTTAACATAGTGAAATATAAACAGTCCCTACTCTCCTGCTTTGGCCTAAAACAGTTCCAAGGTATAAGTAGTGGCAATGCGCATACCAGTGCTCACTACTTTTATGCGGCAAATGAAAACGGCCTGTTTTACCTGGACCCTCATATAAAATGCCAAAGGGCCTTCACAGacttaaatgaaaattacgaTACAGAATTTTTCACACAGAAGATAAAGTTTCTTCCCTGGGAATATTTGAATTCCTCTTTGTCGATGATATTCGTCGTGGAC TGTAAGGAAGACTATTTCAATTTAACCCAAAATTTGAAACTTATCGATCCAAGCATATTTGAAGTTTACGATGAGGAGCCACAGTACACCTTCAGGAGTG AATTAAACTACGACACGGATGATTCGGGACTGGTTCTTTTG